Genomic DNA from Halococcus hamelinensis 100A6:
CTAACAGCCGTAACATGGGCAATCTTCATCTACTGGCTGAACATCCCGCTATGAACGGAGCTCCCATTCAATTGGCTAGCGGTTCGCTCGGAGAAGGTATCGGAGTGTTGTTCGATCCTGTTATCATAGCCGTGATATTTGTTGGAACAGCTATTGGTATCGTCTTCGGTGCTATCCCTGGCTTTTCCGCTACGATAACGATCATACTTCTTACACCCGTCACTATCCCACTTCAGCCCGCTGTTGCACTGATTCTCCTCGTATCAGCGTATGGTGGTGCGGTCTACGGAGGATCTATCCCGGCTATTCTCATCAACACCCCAGGTGCACCCGGTTCAGTAGTGACTTGCTGGGATGGATACAAGCTCACTCAGCAAGGAAAAGCCGTCTATACACTTGCTGTTTCAGCGTTCGCCTCTGGTATGGCTGGGATACTCGCAGCTGCCGTACTCCTATTGGCGGCCCCGATCGTCGCCGAGTTCGCCCTCGAATTTGGGCCCCCCGAGATGTTCCTTCTGGCGATTTTCGCGCTAACGATCATTCCAGCAGTGAAGAACTCCTCGCTCAGTAAGGGACTACTTGCGGGGCTGTTCGGTCTCTTGGTTGCAACCGTTGGAAACGACCCGCAGCTTGCACAACCCCGGGCGACTTATGGGTTGACGATACTACAAAGTGGCCTCGATTATATCGTCATCCTCATTGGACTGTTCGTTCTGACAGAGATGATTCGACTCGCGATGCGGGGGTCGACAGCTGAAAAAGTGGAGGATGAGACACTCGGTGGCTACGATCAAGTAGTTGCTGGCGTCAAGGCAGTGATCGCTCGCCCAGTTGATTTCCTTCGTTCAACGGCTATCGGGGCATTTGTCGGGTCGCTGCCGGGCGCAGGAGCTGATGTCGCCAACTTCGTCTCATACAACGAAGCTCAACGATGGTCGGGCGAAGAGAAATCCGCACTCTATGGAACGGGAATAATTGAGGGGGTCATCGCTGCTGATTCGAGCAACAATGCCACTCAGGGTGGGGCGCTCATCCCGACATTAACCCTTGGCATTCCTGGAAGCGGATCAACAGCAGCATTAATCGGGGCGCTCGCTATCCACGGCCTGAATCCCGGCCCAGGACTCTTCCAACGCTCTGGACCGATCGTCTACGCGATGATACTCTCGTTGTTCCTCGGAAATATACTCATAATTGTCTATGGACTCCCCGGCTCACGATACTTCGGGAAAGTAGCCTATATCCCGGTTCGTTTCATTATCCCGATCGTAACTGTGCTCGCGGTAGTCGGGGCATTTGCAGTGCGGAATGCACCATTCGACCTGTATGTCATACTCGTCGTCGGCGTCCTTGGACTCGTCTTTGTCAAGTACGACTATCCACTCGTCAGTCCCGTACTCGGGGTTATTGTCGGTGATATCGCTGAAACGGGGTTCGCACGAGGATGGCTACTGAACAGCGAAAGTTGGAGTGCTTTCATCACTAATAGTGGAGTGTCCATCGGCCTCACCGTTCTGATCTCCCTCTCACTCTTGACAACGATAGTCGGAAACTACCGCAAAGGACAAAGCAATTAGACCCGGATAAGCAGGGGAATACGCCGTGTTGAGGTTAGTAGGAACCATCCGCTCGCGAGAACGGAAACACATGCGGCTTGAATTATCCACTGGGTAGCAAATAGGGCAGTGGTATGACCAATCAAGACGGCTGACGGTACACCCTGATGCCGCCATCCCTGAAGCGATGGTTTATAGCAGGTCAAACGACCAGACCAGTGACGATTGGTTACACAAGGATTTTGTGGAGTTGATGCTGGTGTTTTTTACGCTGGCTAACGGTATCTCCTCTATCGTTATGCAAACAGCCACCTATCACGGCAAAGGCGACGTTCGCATCGAAGAACGACCTGATCCGGAGGTCAAGAACGCGACTGATGCCGTCGTTCGTATCACCCATACCGCTATCTGCGGGTCAGATCTTTGGTACTACCGCGGACAGCGCGACCATCCCGAGAATTCACCTATCGGTCACGAACCGATGGGTATCGTCGAGGACGTTGGCGATGCCGTTCGTCATGTCGAACCCGGGGACCGTGTACTTGCACCATTCACTATCAGTTGTGGTTCCTGTGAGTTCTGTCGGAAGGGACTCACTACCTCTTGTGTGAATGGTTCCTCCTGGGGTGGCGACGAAAGCGGAGCGCAGGGAGAAAAGATCCGTGTGCCTCATGCTGGTGGAACCCTGGTTCGGGTACCTGATCGATACAAGGACAACGAAAAGACACTCGAAGCGCTTCTGCCGCTTACTGACGTCATGTGTACCGGCCATCATGCTGCCGTCAGTGCTGGCGTCGATACCGGTGATACCGCCGTCGTCATCGGGGATGGAGCCGTTGGGTTATGCGGCGTTCTTGCCTCAAAACGCCGTGGAGCTGAACGAATCATCGCGATGGGACACCACGAGGACCGCCTCGAGATCGCCGAATCGTTCGGTGCGACCGAGATAATCTCAGCGCGCGGCGAGCAGGCTATCACGGAGGCTCGTGACCAAACCTACGGTGGTGCGGACCACGTTCTCGAATGCGTCGGCACGGAATCATCGATGGAGACAGCCGCCGCAGTTGCTCGACCGGGCGGGTCAGTCGGCTACGTCGGCGTCCCAATGGGTGTCAAAGATACTGAGTTTCTCCGGACTATGTTCAGCAAGAACATCTCGCTCGCTGGTGGTATCGCTCCAGCTCGGAGTTACATCGATGACCTCATGAACGATATACTACAGGGAACACTTGACCCATCACCGGTGTTCACAAAGACCGTCGAGCTTGATGATATCCCTGAAGGATATCGAGCGATGGATGAACGCAACGCAGTGAAAGTGATGGTGAAAGTCGACAGATCCGGCTAATTCGATCGCGAGCAAGCCTGTAGTCCCCTATACTCCCCTCCTAAACCTCCGACGCAGCACTATAAACGTAAGCTGCGCCTTTTGAACACCATCACTTAAACGATCTCTCCGATTCCCCATCGATGATGTGTTCCTCATTCGAAAGATGAGGCGCTCATCCTCGTTCAGTTGGGAAAACCCGCGAACTGCAGATTCAGAAGCCTTGCTTCTCCTGTCGTCGATCACTACGCTACTGACAGGGCTCCTCTCTTAGAAATCGTCCTCAAAGCGATGCAAGCAGTCCACCAATCCTCGATAGTGAGAGAGTTTTTCATTCCCAAAATAGAACGTGGAAATTGTGCCGCCGGACGATTTACAGGTCATTACTGGTTCACTATCGTCCTCGGAGTCGGGTTGAGTCATCCATTCGCCTCTCCTCAGTGGCTGAGTCGTGATCGACTCCGAGGAGAGTATTCACCGATTCACTATGCGTTCGTCGAAGAGGCTCGGAGAGCGCCTGTTGTGAAATGCTGAGGGGGGGCTACTTCCGCAGAAGTAGCGGATAACCTAGATATCTCAGAATCGCCTGCCTTCGTTACCTCGATCAGTGCTTCTCGCTCGGTTAAGTTCGGTAATAGCGGTATCTGCTTCTGACTTTGACGGTATTCATCTGTCGTTCGTGAGACAAGTAGCTATCCATCGATCCACCCCAAGTGACTCATCGAGAAGAGTGATCAATAGAACCTGTGACCGATAGGAGGCTTCCTATTCGTACGGTCTCATAAGTTTGACAGCAACAGTCACATACTGTACCACGATATTTTTATACAGTGACGAACGTGTAAGGCCGTGGGAGATCTCTACGACCAGACCCAAGACGAAATTGCACCGATCGACCTCAGGTTTTCAGGCGACGAACTCGAGGCGGAACTCGACCGTATCACGTCGTTCATCGACGAACAGGTCGCAAAACAAAACGTCGAAGGGGTCGTCGTCGGACTCTCGGGGGGTATCGACAGTACGGCGGTCGCTCACCTCGCCGTTGAGGCGCTCGGCGTCGAGGCGGTCCATGGTCTCGTTCTCCCCCGTGAAGTGAACCGGGACAAGAATATGAATGATGCTGAGCAGGTCGCCACCGATCTCGGGATCACTTACGATGTCGTCGAGATCGACCCTCTCTTAGAGCAATTCCTCGATCTCGAGATGGGTGAGAACCCAGAGACCACTGAGGAAGAATGGGAACATCGTTTCGTTGGAAACACGAGCGCTCGCATCCGAATGACTATCGCATACCTTCTCGCCAACCGCGAGAACAAACTCGTGCTCGGGACGGGCAACCGGGTCGAACTCGGGCTTGGCTACGTCACCAAATATGGCGACGGCGGTGTTGACTGCAACCCTATCGGTGACCTCTACAAACAGCAGGTCCGCCAGCTCGCTGCCCACTTCGGCGTTGACGAATCACTCGTCCAGAAGACCCCGACCGGTGGAATGGTCGATTACGATACTGATGAGGAGGAGTTCGGTGTAGATTACGATACTCTCGATGCCATTCTTGCACTTGCTTTTGACGACGGCACTCCGGTGTCAGCAGCCGCACGTATTGCTAACACCACTCCCGAAGTCATCGAACAGATAGTGGAAATGAAACGAGGTAGCGAACACAAACGAACAGTACCTCCTACACCAGCCGATACTGAGTGAAAACGCGATAAGACCGGGATTAGCGTTCGATCTGTGATGAGCCATTGCATCGCTCTACGTGCTGTGTTCACAATGACAAGTCCTGTATGAACTCCTGATCGACCTTCTTCGGAGGTATGAACGTGGCTACGACTGGAATGTTATTAGCTGGGCTCACCAGATAGCAGCCGTATCCCTTAGTAGCAGCCATCTTCAAGCGTCGGCACACTGCTCACGGACGACTGAAATTTCGGGAGCGAGCGGAGTAACTGGACTTTGTCGGGGTCATCGTCGACTCGTTACCCGATTGCCGGATAATGGCCAACCCTTGCGAACTAAGACCGTGGTTACTTAACGCATGAATGTTTGCGGAGCATGTGAGTAAAGCACTTCCCGCAAGACGAGCTCGGATGAAATAAATAAGTACAATGAGATATCTATCGAACGCAGCCGAGGAATTCAACCCGATAGTTTTGCTCACGTCTCTCTCGATTCTGGTTTCCATGACCGTGGTCATCGTTGGCTGGCCGGATGCCACCACGGCGACACTGTCGAGCCTCAACGAGACGATCATCACGAACGGCAGTTGGTTCTATCTTTGGCTGGTGTTCCTTTCGTTCGTGTTCCTTCTCTACGTTATACTGGGACCATGGGGGCGTATCACCCTCGGTAGTTCGGACGAGAAGCCCGAATACTCGTATCCGGAATACCTCGCGATGATGTTTACCGCCGGACTATCCTCCGGTGGATTAGAGTACTGGGGGCCCGTCGAACCGCTGGTACAGTATCAGACACCACCGCCGTTTTTCGGGTCCGGTTTGACCGGGTGGGAGCAAATAACCGGGGGGCTTCAGTACGCGATTTTCCACTACGGAACCTCTGCGTGGTCCGTCTATCTCGTGTTCGGTGTTCTGATATCGTATTTCGTTTACCGAAAGGACATGCCGGTGAGACCCGCAGTCATCCTCGCACCGTTTCTGGGTACGGACAACATCGACGGCTGGATGGGGAAAGCGGTCGATACCCTCTCCGTGGTGGTCGCGGTGAGCGGAATCACGGTTTCGTTCGGACTCGGCATCGACCAGTTTCTTTCCGGCCTCTCGTATAACTGGGGCCTTCAAACCGGCGGGCTCGGCGAAACCGTCCTCATACTGCTCGTTACTTCGCTGTTCCTCGTTTCAGTGCTACTGGGGATACAGAAGGGAATTCGACGACTCGCTGACCTCAACGTCGTTCTCCTCGTTTTCCTCACGGTGGCGTTTTTGGTATTCGGCCCGTTGTCGTTTCTCCTCAACGTCGGCACCGGTGCGATTCAGGGGTATATAACCGATTTCGTCGGGATGAGTCTGTTCTTCGATCCCAATGCTGTCGGCTGGCTTAGCTCCTGGACGGTGTTCTTCTGGGCGTGGTGGCTCACGTTTGCACCCATGATCGGGGTGTTCATGGCGCGAATTTCCCGTGGTCGGACACTGAGGCAGGTCGTCGTTGCAGGTATCATGGGATCGTTTGCGCTCACTGTCCCGTGGTATACGGCTACCGGTGGGTCCTCACTCTGGTTGCAAACCACTGGACAGGCCGACTTGCTGGGTATATACTCGGAGTTCGGTTTAGCAGGCGTGAGTTTCGGGGTTTTCGACCAAATACTCCCGTTCGCTGACGTTTTCTCGGTCGTTCTGCTACTCCTCGTGCTGAGCTTTCTGATCACGACGCTTGATTCGGCGACACTCAGTTTCTCCATCATCGCCACCGGCGGGGAGAAATCGCCGACGGCGTTCAATCGGGTCATCTGGGGCGTGATTCTGAGCGCGCTCACGGTCGCGCTCAGCCTCGCTGGCGGGATCTCGATACTTCGCTCGTTCACCGTCGTTGTCGGGCTGCCTGCGGCCGGTTTGTGTACGATTGCGCTGTTCGGTGCGATCGTCCAGCTCGAACGTGATTTCCCGGTTCTGGTCGGCGAACGGAAATACGCAGGAACGACTATTGTCTCGAAGGTGAACAGTGCGTTACCGAATCGGGAGGCGAATACGAAAGAGTCGGATGATTGATACCGTGCCCTAACCGAGGGAATGAGTATGACATTCAAACCGCCGACCGACGCTGAGTTGGCCGAGATCGCTGAGGAGCTGGGAATTTATTATACGGATGCCGATATCGCTGTCTACAAGCGCTTCATCGATAGAATACTGGACGACATTGAGTGGGTTGCTAGAGGGACGACTCCCCAGTTTGCTCCCCATGACATCGACTACTCGGATCGGGAGTTCGGACATAAGCCCACTCCCGAAAACAACCCCTACAACGCATGGATAACGAAGTGTCGGGTGGAGGGTGCGAAAAACGGTCCGCTTGCCGGAAAGACAGTGGGCCTCAAGGACAACATCTCGCTTGCGGGCGTCGAGATGACGTGTGGCTCCCGACTGCTGAACGGCTATCGGCCGGGTATCGATGCAACCGTCGCCACGAGGTTGCTCGAATCCGGTGCGGAGATCACGGGAAAGCTCAACATGGAGAGTTTCTCCTTTTCCACATCGAGCGACAGCTCGGACTACGGGAAGGTAACGAACCCGTGGGATCGAAACTACATTGCCGGTGGGTCATCCAGTGGAAGTGGTGTCGCACCGGCCATCGACGAGGTGGACATCGCGGTCGGAACCGACCAGGGTGGTTCGATCCGCGTTCCAGCGGCCTGTTGTGGTATCGTCGGACTCGATCCCACGACCGGTCTCGTCCCGTACACGGGGATCTTTCCCCTCGATAATACCATGGATCACGTCGGCCCGATGGCGAAGACCGTCAAAGAGACCGCTGTCGCACTCGAAGTCATGGCTGGTAACGATGGACTGGACTCCCGACAGCCACCGTCGCTCGATACGGATACCTATACCGAGGGACTCGTCGAGGACGTGACCGACATCGAGATCGGCGTTCTCGCCGAGGGGTTCGAACACGACGAAAGCGAGCAGGTGGTCAGTGATGCAGTTCGGGACGCGATCGCCACCTTCGAAGATCTAGGGTCCACGATCCGATCGGTTTCCGTTCCCCTCCATGACAAGGCATCCAAATTCGCGTTCGTCATCTGGGGCTATGGAGGGTTGCAGATCTACAAACAGTCGGGCCAAGGGTCATTGTACAAAGACTGGTACAACACCGAGCTCATGGAGACGTTCAAGCGATCCAAAAATACTAGCATGAACGAACTCTCGGACACCGAGAAAGCGATACTATTGGCTATGGGATACTTCGACCACGGATATCCGGACCCGATATATGGGAACTCCCAAAACCTCAGTTTGGAACTCCAGCGGAAATACGACGAAGTATTCGAAGACGTGGACGTTATTGCCCTTCCGACGATCCCGATGAAACCGTTCGAAATGGACGGGGCGAACGACCGCGTCGACCGGCTTTTGCGTGAATCCCACCTCACCAAGAACACGTCCCCATTCAGTACGACGAATCATCCGTCGATCTCCATTCCGGTTGGAACGGTCGATGGCCTACCTGTCGGTCTCCAGCTGGTCGCGGACCATTTCGAGGAAAAGAAGCTGATCCGTGTCTCCTATACGCTTGAGCAGAACATCGATTGGAAGGACCGAACGTATAGCACCTGAAGGGTTTTAGCGCGACGTCCCGGCTCGATAACTCGTTTATACGTCGTGGATCAGGTCGCGCTCGCGTGGTTACCGATGGGATGGGTAGTTGACTCCGTAGCGATCAGCACGTCATTGGTCGGGTCGTGAACCCCCCCACCGTCTCACGTCCCAACCCTGAACAGGTTCCAAGCGAGAGAGCGTTGTTCGACTCTCATCCCGAAAAGTATGGGCGATAAGAACTCTCATTTCAGGACGGCTCTCTCCGCACCGAAAGCTCGTTCAGCGACGTACATCACCGATTAGCTTGCCAGAACAAGCACCATCACTAATACGATGTGGACTTCAGATGTAGTAGGAAGAAAGGGGTCGGTTTCCAACATGCTCCAAAGGGAGGGGTTTGCGCCAGTATCGAGCGCTGAACACCCGAGCGACGGGAGAGCAGCGAACCGGATCAGTAACCATCATGACCATGTTAGATTTCCTCGACACACCAAGCCGTACCACAAAACCACGCGATGCCGGAATCACCCACGCACTCGACGCCGGGAAGGGCCCACAGGAGGTACGTGACCAGCTCGACGTCTGTGGGGAGTTCGTCGATATCGTGAAACTCGGCTGGGGGACCGGCTACGTCTCGAATCGGCTCGAAGAGAAACTGGCGCTGTACCGACGCCGCGACATCACGCCGTGTTTCGGCGGCACCCTGTTCGAGGTGGCGGTCATGCAGGACCGCTTCGAGCCGTTCCGCGAGAAATTGCTGGACCTCGACATCGACCTCGTCGAGGTGTCGACCGGGGTCATCTCACTCGATCACGACGAGAAATGTGAGTACATCGAGCGTCTCGCCGAGGATTTCACCGTGCTCTCGGAGGTCGGTCGCAAGGATGGCGACGACAATCTCGACCTCGATGCGTGGGGCGACCGTGCGGTCCGCGAGCGCGAGGCGGGCGCGTGGAAGATCGTCGCCGAGGGCCGTGCGAGCGGATCGACCGGCGTCTACGGGACCGACGGAGACGTGCGCGACGACGTGGTCGAACGACTCACCGGCGACCTCGATCCCGAAGAGATCGTCTTCGAGACGCCACAGCGGAGCCAGCAGGTCTGGTTCATCGAACAGCTCGGCCCGTCGGCGAACCTCGGGAACATCGAACTCGACGACGCAATCGGACTAGAGACGCTCCGGCAGGGACTCAGAGGTGACACGGCGGAGCTGTTCCACGGTACGGAGGGCAGTCCCACGGAGGACGGACGCTGTCTCGACGATATCGCCGACGGATCCGGGTGTACGGAAATCTGGGAGCACCTCTCCGAACAGCGCCAGTCATCCGACGAACAGCGCGTTGAAAGTGAATAACTCGACACACAATGACTGCCAACACCACAACTGCGACCGAAACCGAAGCGGCACTGAACATCGACGGCGAACACATCTTCCATCTGGCGATCCCTACCGATGATATCGACGCCGCCGAGGCGTTTTACATCGACGGAATGGGCGCTAAAAAGGCCAGGCGGAAGGACGACCGTCTCACGATGGACTTCTACGGCGACCAGATAGTCTGTCACAAGGCCTCGCCCGAAGACATCGACGAGGACGTGACGATGTATCCGCGTCACTTCGGGATGACGTTCACCGACGAAGCCGACTTCGAGGCACTCGTCGAGCGCGCCGAGACCCACGATCTCCCCTTCTTTGAGGAACCGATGCGTCGGTTCGAAGGTGAGCACGACGAACACCGAACGTTCTTCCTCCGAGACCCCTCGAATAACCTCCTCGAATTCAAGTGGTACGAGAACAACGAGAACATGTATTGATGGAAGTCACCGTTCGTTCACCACCCGAAGCCGACGAGATCGTCACTAACGACGATGCCGTCGTGGTGGTCGATGCCCTACGGGCGAGCGCGACGGTCATCGCACTGCTCGAAGCCGGTGCGGAGTCGGTTCGACCGGTTGTTTCCGTTGATGATACGGATATTCCGGACGACGTGCTCACGGCGGGCGAGCACCATGGCGAGCGTCTCCCCGGATTCGACTTCGGCAACTCACCACGCACGGTTCGTAGACATGCCGATCGCGTGGCGGGCAACCGAGTCGTCATCCAGACCACGAATGGCACGAACTGCGTTCGCCGGTTCGACCACGCTGCCGACGTACTGATGGGCTCGGTAGTGAACGCCCGAGCGCTAGCCGACACCATCGGCAGAACCATTCCGGACTCACGCCGGGTGATCGTCGTTCCCGCATGGCGACGGGGCGACTACGCTCCCGAAGACCGATATGCCGCCGAAACACTCGTGCGAGCAATTGAGCGTGCACTCGGACGTAACCTGTCGCCGTACTCCAATCGCTTCAAGAAGACCGACGCTGTAACCGTCTTCCGCGAGTCCGCCACTGGTGAATTTCTTACTGACAAGGGTGCTGAACAAGACGTTCGATTCTGTGCTCGACGAAATGAGTTCGACGCTGTCCCCTTCCTCCGCGAGGAGGGTTTTGTCGATCGAACCCGGTCAAGAGAAGAATAACCACGGGTCTCTATTGGGTGGAGGACCAATCATCGTGCACGCAGTCGGAACTGGTCTTAGCAGCTCGCCTGTCGTCTCGTGTCGCTCGTTGTTTTCGGGATGGGGTTTCCGACTGCTTCGAGCTGTGGTCAGGGAGATGGTCGAACGACCACTCCGCTTCGGTCCGGCGACATCCCACACCATTCACCACCAGATCGAGGATCGAGCAGCCCGTTTGGAAGAGAGTGACGACCAGCAAAGGGCTTCGTGAGGTACTGATCCCTCCGTTCACCTCGTTCATCGACGTGGGAATCGTCCGGTGGTACCCCCCACGGCAGTTTAAGCAGCTCCAGTCTATATTTCGAGGCATGGCTACGACTGGCCCGGAGTCAGTGGTACGGAGGTATTACGAGTTCGTGGACGCGGCTCGCTATGACGACCTCGTGGAGCTATTCGCCGAAGACGTCCGCTACGAACGGCCGGGACAGCCTCCTATCGAAGGACGGGATGCGCTCAGGGAGTTCTATGAATCGGGTCGCCCGCTCGAAGACGGCACCCACGAGATTCACAGCGTGATCGTCGAGGGCCCCACCGCGGCGGTCCGGGGTTCGTTCAGTGGGAATCGACATGGCGAGCAGGTCCGGTTTGGGTTTGCCGACTTCCACGAGTTCGAGGACGAGGTGATCACACGCCGCTACACCTACACCGACCGCGATGAAGTATAACCTCTGGTATGCCACGTTACGAATGTACCGAGTGTGAGTGGACGGGTGAAACGCTGTTCGATGCACTCGATCACGCAGAGGATCACGAGGTTCGCCTTGCTGGGAAGTAGTCGCCATCTTCTCCATCTCCTACCCAACCCCCAACGGATGCTCATCTTCCAGTTTCGTGAGACGCAAAGTGCCAGCTAAACCACGGCAGTGCTGTTGATGATAGGTAGAAACTACGAGAACAGTCAGCGGTACATAGCGACCGATGTGTGCGGCCCTATAGTGTTGTTTCCAGCCCTCATAGTGTAGTGTTCAGAGGAGAACATGGTGTGTGCTGTTGAGATGTTCCGCCCCTGTCGACCCTGCAGTGTGTCTGGCACTTGCAGGCTATCCGCTTTCCCTCTAGAGGTTCCCATTCTCATCCCGATCTCAATCATGGGAGAAGAAAGCGTCGAGAAGAAAGCCGAACAGATCGGTCCACAGAAACAGGACCGCCAACCAGGAACCGAAGAGGAGATGCAACCACCCGCGGATTTCATCCGTAACAGCTACAACGGAAGCGACAAGCTTGCGGGAAAAGTTGCACTAGTGACCGGTGGTGATAGCGGTATCGGGCGTGCCGTCGCCGCCCATTTCGCTAGGGAGGGGGCGGACGTCGCTGTGCTCTATCTCGACGAGCATGACGACGCTCAAACAACCAAGGAGATGGTTGAGGACGAGGGGCAAGAATGCCTCTTGATCGACGGAGATGTGCGTGATAGCGCCTTCTGCGAAGCCGTTGTTGAAAAGGTCCTTGACACACTCGGTGAGATCAACGTTCTAGTCAACAACGCAGCTCAGCAAGTCGTCAAGACCGACCTCACCGAGATCGCCGACGAACAGTGGGAAGAGACCTTCAACATCAACATTCACGGCTACTTCTATCTCACACGAGCCGTCCTTCCTCATCTGAACGAGGGCGATACGGTGATCAACACGACGTCGATCAATGCTTTCGTCGGCAACGACATGCTGATCGA
This window encodes:
- a CDS encoding SDR family oxidoreductase, encoding MGEESVEKKAEQIGPQKQDRQPGTEEEMQPPADFIRNSYNGSDKLAGKVALVTGGDSGIGRAVAAHFAREGADVAVLYLDEHDDAQTTKEMVEDEGQECLLIDGDVRDSAFCEAVVEKVLDTLGEINVLVNNAAQQVVKTDLTEIADEQWEETFNINIHGYFYLTRAVLPHLNEGDTVINTTSINAFVGNDMLIDYSSTKGAIAGFTRSLSQQVVGQGIRVNQVAPGPIWTPLIPATMGQYDPEVVEQFGEDVPMGRAGQPSELGPAYVYLASQDSSYMSGQTLHLNGGTILNG